Proteins from one Thermosipho japonicus genomic window:
- the purF gene encoding amidophosphoribosyltransferase has protein sequence MCGIAGVWNVEKSYNVLHDLLLGLQHRGQESVGIVLEDFKMIKSKGLVSQVLSESNFLPGNCGIGHVRYSTYGSNTEIQPLIGITSKGKFAIAHNGNIPDAESRINSLVEKGSVFNSTLDTEIFLHYISLAPYSDAILSIQWAFSRIPSAYSVVILGKDKLIAARDRFGFRPLFYGRYKNGYVIASEDSVLYSIGANQIVEVLPGEIVIFSDSGIEKVKYANTDVKFCSFEYIYFSRPDSNFLYGNVHRARYRMGEILFEESNMAGDIVIPILDSGFSGALGFSAASKIPIELGLMRNRYLGRSFIMPENREEIIRRKLVPIPEVIKDKEVIIIDDSIVRGTTMKQIVKMLKENGARKVKVGIHSPPVIGPCPYGIDTSRKNELIANQKSIGEILNEINADELHYLSVEGLKKAIGGDNLCLGCLNLNYPV, from the coding sequence ATGTGCGGAATAGCAGGGGTTTGGAACGTTGAAAAATCTTATAACGTTTTACATGATTTATTGCTTGGATTACAACACAGAGGACAAGAAAGTGTTGGAATAGTTCTTGAAGATTTTAAAATGATAAAAAGTAAAGGACTAGTTTCTCAAGTTCTGAGTGAATCAAACTTTTTGCCTGGAAACTGTGGTATAGGTCATGTTAGGTATTCTACATACGGTTCCAACACAGAGATTCAACCACTTATAGGTATTACATCAAAAGGAAAATTTGCAATAGCACACAATGGGAACATTCCAGATGCAGAATCTAGAATTAACTCACTTGTAGAAAAAGGTTCTGTCTTTAATTCGACTCTTGATACTGAAATTTTCCTCCATTATATTTCTCTTGCCCCTTACTCTGATGCAATACTATCAATTCAATGGGCATTTTCAAGAATTCCTTCGGCTTATTCTGTTGTTATACTTGGAAAAGACAAGTTAATAGCAGCAAGAGATAGGTTTGGATTTAGACCTCTTTTTTATGGAAGGTACAAAAACGGTTATGTTATAGCATCAGAAGATTCAGTTCTTTATTCAATAGGTGCAAATCAAATTGTTGAGGTTTTACCTGGAGAAATAGTAATTTTTTCTGATAGTGGAATTGAAAAGGTAAAGTATGCAAACACGGACGTTAAATTTTGCTCCTTCGAATATATTTATTTTTCAAGGCCAGATAGTAACTTTTTGTATGGAAATGTACACAGGGCAAGATATAGAATGGGAGAAATTTTATTTGAAGAAAGTAATATGGCAGGAGATATAGTTATTCCAATTTTAGATTCAGGATTTTCGGGAGCACTTGGTTTTTCGGCAGCATCAAAGATTCCGATAGAGCTTGGTCTTATGAGAAATAGGTATCTTGGAAGAAGCTTTATTATGCCTGAAAATCGTGAAGAGATAATAAGAAGAAAGCTTGTTCCAATACCAGAAGTCATAAAGGATAAAGAAGTTATAATAATTGATGATTCTATTGTTCGCGGAACAACGATGAAGCAGATAGTTAAGATGTTAAAAGAAAATGGTGCAAGAAAAGTAAAAGTTGGAATACATTCACCACCTGTTATTGGACCATGCCCTTATGGTATTGATACTTCAAGAAAAAATGAACTTATAGCAAATCAAAAGAGCATAGGTGAAATTTTAAATGAAATTAATGCTGACGAACTTCATTATTTATCTGTTGAAGGGTTAAAAAAAGCAATTGGGGGAGATAATTTATGCCTGGGATGTCTCAATCTAAATTACCCCGTATAG
- the purD gene encoding phosphoribosylamine--glycine ligase, which produces MKVCIVGSGGREHAIGYAFEKAGFEVFYTPGNGLTENNIDFESLKDFDGLIIPGSEEYLANGIAEKYANVFGPDSRASKLESSKIYAKKFMSIYNLTTPRFEIASNGEELLEKIEKFYPPYVLKADGLAKGKGVLIVENKDEAVEFGNKLISGELIAGVSGPIVIDEFLPGRELSAMAVVNGDGFSLFPFIQDYKKINTGNTGPNTGGMGSFGPIEIDDELKTKIEELFAKTLYGLKKEGIFYRGFLYLGLMIYEKTPYILEYNVRLGDPETEVIVATNPENFVECVLKAFNEEKIPEFNPKYFALDVVLASKGYPGKYEKGKEIRNLFPLQGEDFVIFGAGVKKENDKYYTNGGRVLHCVAFSESKEEAKRKAYEIAERIDFEGKIFRKDIGVIYA; this is translated from the coding sequence ATGAAGGTTTGTATAGTAGGCTCGGGTGGTAGAGAACATGCAATAGGATATGCTTTTGAAAAAGCTGGCTTTGAAGTTTTTTATACGCCAGGTAATGGATTAACTGAAAATAATATAGATTTTGAAAGCCTTAAAGATTTTGATGGATTAATAATTCCTGGATCAGAAGAATACCTTGCAAATGGAATTGCTGAAAAGTATGCTAATGTTTTTGGACCTGATAGTAGAGCTTCAAAACTTGAAAGTTCAAAAATCTATGCAAAAAAATTTATGAGTATTTACAATTTAACTACTCCAAGGTTTGAAATAGCATCTAATGGAGAGGAACTTTTAGAAAAAATTGAAAAATTTTATCCACCATATGTTTTAAAAGCAGATGGTCTTGCAAAAGGGAAAGGTGTATTAATTGTTGAAAATAAAGATGAAGCAGTTGAGTTTGGAAATAAGTTAATAAGTGGAGAGCTGATTGCTGGAGTTTCTGGTCCAATAGTTATTGATGAATTTTTGCCAGGAAGAGAGCTTTCGGCTATGGCTGTTGTTAATGGTGATGGTTTTTCACTGTTTCCGTTTATACAAGATTATAAGAAGATTAATACTGGAAACACTGGTCCAAACACGGGTGGAATGGGAAGCTTTGGACCTATTGAAATTGATGATGAATTGAAAACAAAGATCGAAGAATTGTTTGCAAAAACACTTTATGGTTTAAAAAAGGAAGGGATTTTTTACAGGGGGTTTTTATACCTTGGATTAATGATATACGAAAAAACTCCATATATTCTGGAGTATAACGTAAGATTGGGTGATCCTGAAACTGAAGTTATTGTGGCAACAAATCCAGAAAATTTTGTTGAATGTGTGTTAAAAGCTTTTAATGAGGAAAAAATTCCTGAATTTAATCCCAAATACTTTGCTCTTGATGTTGTACTTGCAAGTAAAGGTTATCCAGGAAAATATGAAAAGGGAAAAGAGATAAGAAATCTCTTTCCACTTCAAGGCGAAGATTTTGTAATATTTGGTGCAGGAGTAAAAAAAGAAAACGATAAATATTATACAAATGGTGGAAGAGTTTTGCATTGTGTGGCTTTTTCTGAAAGCAAAGAAGAAGCGAAAAGGAAAGCGTATGAAATAGCAGAAAGAATCGATTTTGAAGGGAAAATATTTAGAAAAGATATTGGGGTGATTTATGCATGA
- the purN gene encoding phosphoribosylglycinamide formyltransferase, with the protein MPGMSQSKLPRIVVLASGNGSNFEAIVKAQREGKLRAEILMLIVNKECFAIERAKRLGISYRKLSKDWKEKLFELLEKLNPDLVVLAGFMKILPPNIVNKWKIVNIHPSLLPAFKGKDAIKQAYEYGVKVTGITIHYVDEGVDTGPIIFQHAINIDGMSLEKVEEEIHKIEHKYYPIIIDKILND; encoded by the coding sequence ATGCCTGGGATGTCTCAATCTAAATTACCCCGTATAGTTGTGCTTGCATCAGGAAATGGTTCAAACTTTGAAGCAATTGTGAAAGCACAAAGAGAGGGAAAATTAAGAGCAGAGATTTTGATGTTAATAGTAAACAAAGAATGTTTTGCAATTGAGAGAGCAAAAAGATTGGGAATTTCCTATAGGAAACTTTCAAAGGATTGGAAGGAAAAATTATTTGAGCTTTTAGAAAAATTAAATCCGGATTTAGTTGTTCTTGCAGGATTTATGAAAATTTTACCTCCAAATATAGTAAATAAATGGAAGATAGTTAACATACATCCATCGCTTTTACCTGCTTTTAAGGGAAAAGATGCGATAAAGCAGGCATATGAATATGGAGTTAAAGTTACTGGAATTACAATACATTATGTAGATGAAGGAGTTGATACAGGTCCAATAATATTTCAGCATGCAATTAATATAGATGGAATGTCTTTGGAAAAGGTTGAAGAAGAAATACATAAAATAGAGCATAAATATTATCCTATCATTATTGATAAAATTTTGAATGATTAA
- a CDS encoding phosphoribosylformylglycinamidine cyclo-ligase yields MKYTYKQAGVDVKKGDEFAKIIKENIDIPEWILKEPTGYATVLLFTTPPIAVTADGIGTKVLLHIEHGTFEDAAKDLIAMNYNDLICVGAKPVAFLDYIGTHKIGEIEKKFIDALIKELKNCDMYLIAGETAEMPDMYQENHFDVAGFAIGTLLKKFEHSHIKPGDYIMALDSSGFHSNGWSLIRKIINEEKINIKDLPFDILKGTRIYKGITPYFDKIKAMAHVTGGGITRALRRLLGDLGYEINIEKKEFIDWILKYVEFDEAINTFNMGYGLLYVSETDELPGKVVGRVKEGERIIKF; encoded by the coding sequence ATGAAGTATACGTATAAACAGGCGGGGGTAGATGTAAAAAAAGGAGATGAGTTTGCAAAAATTATTAAAGAAAATATAGATATCCCAGAGTGGATTTTAAAAGAACCTACTGGATATGCAACTGTTTTACTTTTTACAACACCCCCAATTGCAGTCACTGCTGATGGTATAGGAACTAAGGTTTTACTTCATATTGAGCATGGAACATTTGAAGATGCCGCAAAAGATTTAATAGCTATGAATTATAATGATCTGATATGTGTTGGAGCAAAACCAGTAGCATTCCTAGATTATATAGGTACACACAAGATTGGTGAAATTGAAAAGAAATTTATTGATGCACTTATTAAAGAGCTAAAAAACTGTGATATGTATTTGATTGCAGGTGAAACAGCTGAGATGCCTGATATGTATCAAGAAAATCATTTTGATGTTGCAGGCTTTGCAATTGGCACGCTTTTAAAGAAATTTGAGCATTCTCATATAAAACCTGGTGATTATATTATGGCTTTAGATTCATCTGGCTTTCATTCAAATGGTTGGAGTCTTATTAGAAAAATAATTAATGAAGAAAAAATAAACATAAAAGATTTGCCTTTTGATATACTAAAAGGAACAAGAATTTATAAGGGAATTACACCTTATTTTGATAAAATAAAAGCAATGGCTCATGTTACAGGAGGAGGAATTACTAGGGCATTAAGAAGGTTGCTTGGAGATTTAGGCTACGAAATAAATATAGAAAAAAAGGAATTTATCGATTGGATTTTAAAATATGTAGAATTTGACGAGGCTATTAATACGTTTAACATGGGATATGGTTTATTATATGTTTCAGAAACTGATGAGCTTCCTGGAAAAGTAGTTGGACGAGTAAAGGAAGGTGAAAGAATAATAAAGTTTTAA
- a CDS encoding phosphoribosylaminoimidazolecarboxamide formyltransferase: protein MYLEKFDLDLRYGENSHEKAEVFGKPAFGILHEGKQLSYNNILDAEAAYVIANNLKKLKGYASVVVKHQTPCGASIKNDKIESILSAIAADEESSFGGILAVNFEFDEECAMAIKKKYLEVVVAESFTQKAIELLSKKKVRILKINDYEPKVGKPAFGAFLVGERKLPDLKFTHVAGPQLDVEELNELLFAFIVVEGVKSNAILISKDLTTVGIGTGQPSRKRAAWIATELAGEKAKNAYAASDAFFPFPDGLEILAKAGVKAVVSPMGSIRDEEVINAAEKMGLSFYKAEGRVFRH, encoded by the coding sequence GTGTATCTGGAAAAGTTTGATTTGGATTTAAGGTATGGGGAAAATTCACATGAAAAAGCGGAAGTTTTTGGGAAACCTGCGTTTGGGATTTTACATGAAGGAAAACAACTTTCTTACAACAACATATTAGATGCAGAAGCAGCCTATGTAATAGCAAATAATCTTAAAAAACTAAAAGGTTATGCAAGCGTAGTAGTAAAACACCAAACTCCATGTGGAGCATCTATAAAGAATGATAAGATTGAATCGATTCTTTCTGCAATAGCAGCAGATGAAGAATCAAGCTTTGGAGGAATATTAGCCGTTAACTTTGAATTTGATGAAGAATGTGCAATGGCAATTAAGAAAAAATATCTTGAAGTTGTCGTTGCAGAAAGTTTTACTCAAAAAGCAATTGAACTTCTTTCAAAGAAGAAGGTTAGAATTTTAAAGATAAATGATTATGAACCAAAGGTAGGAAAACCTGCATTTGGAGCATTTTTAGTTGGCGAGAGAAAGCTTCCAGATTTAAAATTTACCCACGTTGCAGGTCCGCAATTGGATGTTGAAGAATTAAACGAATTATTATTTGCTTTTATTGTAGTTGAAGGTGTAAAGTCAAATGCGATTTTAATTTCTAAAGATTTAACTACGGTAGGTATAGGAACCGGTCAACCTTCCAGAAAAAGAGCTGCATGGATAGCAACAGAGCTAGCGGGCGAAAAAGCAAAAAATGCATATGCTGCCTCTGATGCTTTCTTTCCTTTCCCAGATGGTCTTGAAATTCTTGCAAAAGCTGGGGTAAAAGCAGTTGTTTCACCAATGGGATCGATTAGAGATGAGGAAGTAATTAATGCGGCTGAAAAAATGGGCTTGTCATTTTATAAGGCAGAAGGAAGAGTTTTTAGACATTGA